A portion of the Flavobacterium limnophilum genome contains these proteins:
- a CDS encoding deoxycytidylate deaminase translates to MEKKKLNKYDRAYLRIAKEWSLLSYCKRKQVGAIIVRDRMIISDGYNGTPSGFENCCEDDEGLTNWYVLHAEANAILKVARSTQTCEGATLYITLSPCKECSKLIHQSGIKRVVYQIGYRDTSGVDFLAKAGVIVEQIEVLE, encoded by the coding sequence ATGGAAAAGAAAAAATTAAATAAATACGACAGGGCTTATCTTCGAATTGCCAAAGAATGGAGTCTTTTGTCTTACTGCAAACGCAAGCAAGTGGGAGCGATAATTGTTAGGGATCGAATGATTATTTCCGATGGCTATAACGGAACGCCTTCGGGTTTTGAAAATTGTTGCGAAGATGACGAAGGCTTGACCAATTGGTACGTGCTTCACGCCGAAGCCAACGCCATCCTGAAAGTGGCAAGATCAACCCAAACTTGTGAAGGTGCTACCTTATATATTACCCTTTCGCCTTGCAAGGAATGCAGCAAATTGATACATCAATCCGGCATAAAAAGGGTCGTTTATCAAATAGGATACAGGGATACTTCGGGAGTGGATTTTCTTGCAAAAGCGGGTGTAATCGTTGAGCAAATTGAAGTTTTAGAATAG
- the fbp gene encoding class 1 fructose-bisphosphatase encodes MEERNKTLGEFIIENQNAFQYSSGELSRIINSIRLAAKVVNYKVNKAGLVDIVGAAGEQNIQGEDQQKLDVYANEVFIQTLINREIVCGIASEENDDFITVEGSDSSHNNKYVVLMDPLDGSSNIDVNVSVGTIFSVFRRITPIGTPVTIEDFLQPGINQVAAGYVIYGTSTMLVYTTGHGVNGFTLNPAIGTFYLSHPNMEYPKDGNIYSINEGNYVHFQQGVKDYIKYCQLEEEDRPYTSRYIGSLVSDIHRNMIKGGIYLYPTSTKAPKGKLRLLYECNPMAFIVEQAGGKASDGFNRIMEIQPTELHERVPFFCGSYNMVEKAEDFMRLAKLSKY; translated from the coding sequence ATGGAAGAACGCAACAAGACCTTAGGTGAATTCATCATCGAAAACCAAAATGCCTTTCAATATTCGTCAGGCGAATTATCCCGAATTATCAATTCAATCAGATTGGCCGCAAAGGTCGTCAATTACAAAGTAAACAAAGCCGGTTTGGTTGATATTGTTGGTGCTGCAGGTGAGCAAAATATTCAAGGCGAAGACCAACAAAAGCTTGATGTTTACGCCAACGAAGTTTTTATCCAAACCTTGATTAATCGCGAGATTGTTTGCGGTATTGCCTCCGAAGAAAACGATGATTTTATTACGGTTGAAGGCAGCGACAGCAGTCACAACAACAAATACGTGGTTTTGATGGATCCGCTAGACGGTTCGTCAAATATTGACGTCAATGTTTCGGTAGGAACCATTTTTTCGGTTTTCAGGAGAATTACCCCAATAGGAACTCCGGTAACCATTGAAGATTTTCTGCAACCCGGAATCAACCAAGTCGCGGCGGGGTATGTTATTTATGGCACATCAACTATGTTGGTTTATACCACTGGTCACGGGGTAAACGGATTTACGCTGAATCCTGCCATTGGAACATTTTACTTGTCGCATCCCAATATGGAATACCCAAAAGACGGAAATATTTATTCCATAAATGAAGGGAATTATGTTCATTTTCAGCAAGGAGTGAAGGATTATATCAAATATTGCCAACTCGAAGAGGAAGATAGACCTTATACTTCACGTTACATCGGAAGTTTGGTTTCGGACATTCACAGGAACATGATCAAAGGCGGGATTTATTTGTATCCAACCAGCACTAAAGCGCCAAAAGGAAAATTGCGATTGCTTTACGAATGTAATCCAATGGCGTTTATTGTCGAACAAGCCGGCGGAAAAGCATCGGATGGTTTTAACAGAATAATGGAAATCCAGCCCACGGAATTGCACGAAAGGGTGCCGTTCTTTTGCGGAAGTTACAATATGGTCGAAAAAGCGGAAGATTTTATGCGATTGGCCAAATTAAGCAAATATTAG
- a CDS encoding PorP/SprF family type IX secretion system membrane protein: MKKRLVLFLLLLTGMVSAQQDAQFTQYMYNTININPAYAGSREAMSIFALHRTQWVGLDGAPVTNTASVNTPINGSNIGLGFSVVNDRIGPSDENNISADFSYTINASERYKLSFGLKASANLLNIDFTKLNIYDKNDYSFDTNVDNKFSPNIGIGLYLHSDNTYVGLSVPNLLETQHFDRYAGTGANSHVAKEHIHYYFIAGHVFDLSAEVKLKPSILTKMVQGAPLQVDLSANFLINEKFTAGLAYRWDAAFSALAGFQVSDSWFIGYAYDMETTKLANYNSGSHEIFLRYELFNAYDKIISPRFF; encoded by the coding sequence ATGAAAAAAAGATTAGTATTATTTTTACTGCTATTGACGGGAATGGTCAGTGCCCAACAGGATGCCCAATTTACCCAATACATGTACAACACCATTAATATCAATCCCGCTTATGCCGGCTCGCGCGAAGCAATGAGCATATTTGCGTTGCATCGAACCCAATGGGTAGGTTTAGACGGTGCACCGGTTACCAATACTGCCTCTGTCAACACTCCAATAAATGGCAGTAATATTGGTTTGGGATTTTCTGTTGTAAATGACCGGATTGGACCATCAGACGAGAATAATATTTCAGCGGATTTCTCTTATACCATTAATGCGTCTGAAAGATATAAATTGTCATTTGGATTGAAGGCTTCGGCTAATTTGCTCAACATCGATTTTACCAAACTGAATATATATGACAAGAATGATTATTCATTTGACACCAATGTCGACAACAAATTTTCTCCCAACATAGGAATCGGATTGTATTTGCATTCAGACAACACTTATGTAGGATTGTCGGTTCCCAATTTATTGGAAACCCAACATTTTGACCGTTATGCAGGTACTGGAGCCAATAGCCACGTAGCCAAAGAGCACATTCATTATTATTTCATCGCTGGGCATGTATTTGATTTGAGTGCAGAGGTAAAATTGAAACCTTCGATATTGACCAAAATGGTTCAAGGGGCGCCATTGCAAGTAGATTTATCGGCAAATTTTTTAATAAACGAAAAATTCACTGCCGGTCTAGCCTATAGATGGGATGCCGCATTTAGTGCTTTGGCAGGATTTCAAGTGAGTGATTCCTGGTTTATTGGCTATGCTTACGATATGGAAACCACAAAATTGGCCAATTATAATTCAGGATCCCACGAGATTTTCTTGCGATATGAATTGTTCAATGCCTATGATAAAATAATTTCTCCAAGATTCTTCTAA
- a CDS encoding OmpA family protein, which yields MKIQNFIYSAILFAIVHVGHAQKAKVAGADKQYERYSYVDAIATYERVAEKGYKDEKMFQKLGNAYYFNAELEKAAKWYEALFAMNQEQEPEYYYRYSQCLKAIGDYAKADKMLESFNKKSGNDQRAKLFEKNKDYLAEIKANSGRFNIEDAGINSEFSDYGSSFSGNKLVFASARDTGGVSKKVFKWTNQSFTNLYSSEVNSSGKLEAPKKFNKGINSKFHESTPVFTKDGNTMYFTRNNFLDGKKGKDSQKITLLKLYKATLEDGQWKNVTELPFNSDQYSVAHPALSVDDKTLYFASNMPGTLGQSDLFKVNINNDGSFGTPENLGKTINTEGRETFPFISEDNELYFATDGRPGLGGLDIYVTKILDNGSFGDVQNIGAPANSSNDDFALLMDSKSRNGFFTSNRTGGHGYDDIYKFTETRKLACEQILKGIVTDREDRRILPQSKVSLFDEKFQLLKETTADLNGAYRFEVVCGKVYYVRAEKTDFETKEATIAIPKASGESVLALLLDKRIKAIAVGTDLAKTLNIPIIYFDLDKSFIRKDAAFELEKVLAVMKQYPKIKIDVRSHTDCRQTAKYNEALSDRRAKATVAWLIKNGIEANRLTGKGYGESQLVNDCGCEPTNKSNCTEAQHQANRRSEFIIVSME from the coding sequence ATGAAAATTCAAAACTTTATTTATAGTGCCATTTTGTTTGCCATAGTCCATGTTGGTCATGCGCAGAAAGCAAAAGTGGCGGGAGCTGACAAACAATATGAACGCTATTCTTATGTCGATGCAATTGCAACCTACGAACGCGTGGCCGAAAAAGGGTACAAGGATGAAAAAATGTTTCAAAAATTAGGAAACGCCTACTATTTCAATGCCGAACTAGAAAAGGCAGCCAAATGGTATGAAGCACTTTTTGCAATGAACCAAGAGCAAGAACCAGAGTATTATTACAGGTATTCCCAGTGTTTGAAAGCCATTGGCGATTATGCCAAAGCGGATAAAATGCTTGAATCCTTCAACAAAAAATCAGGCAACGATCAAAGAGCCAAATTATTCGAAAAAAACAAAGATTATTTAGCCGAAATCAAGGCAAATTCAGGACGTTTCAATATAGAAGACGCAGGAATTAACTCGGAGTTTTCAGATTATGGAAGTTCTTTTTCCGGGAATAAATTAGTCTTTGCCTCCGCCAGAGATACTGGAGGTGTGTCCAAAAAAGTATTCAAGTGGACCAATCAATCTTTTACCAATTTATATAGTTCCGAGGTCAATTCGAGCGGAAAACTGGAAGCGCCAAAAAAATTCAACAAAGGAATTAATTCCAAATTTCACGAATCTACACCAGTCTTTACAAAAGACGGAAACACTATGTACTTTACCCGAAACAACTTCTTAGACGGAAAAAAAGGAAAAGACAGCCAAAAGATAACCTTGTTGAAATTATACAAAGCCACTCTTGAAGACGGCCAATGGAAAAACGTGACTGAACTTCCTTTCAACAGCGACCAATACAGTGTGGCGCATCCAGCCTTGAGTGTAGATGATAAAACCTTGTATTTTGCTTCGAATATGCCGGGAACATTAGGACAATCGGATTTGTTTAAAGTAAACATAAACAATGACGGCAGTTTTGGCACACCCGAAAATTTGGGCAAAACCATCAATACCGAAGGCAGGGAAACCTTTCCGTTCATCTCGGAAGACAACGAATTGTATTTTGCCACTGACGGACGTCCCGGATTGGGCGGATTGGATATTTATGTGACCAAAATTCTAGACAATGGCAGTTTTGGCGATGTGCAAAATATTGGCGCTCCAGCCAATAGTTCCAATGACGACTTTGCACTATTGATGGACAGCAAGAGTCGCAACGGATTTTTTACTTCCAATAGAACCGGCGGACATGGTTATGATGATATTTACAAGTTTACCGAAACCAGAAAATTAGCTTGTGAGCAAATCCTGAAAGGTATCGTGACGGATCGGGAAGACAGAAGAATCTTGCCGCAATCGAAAGTAAGTTTGTTTGACGAAAAATTCCAATTGTTAAAAGAAACTACTGCAGATTTAAATGGAGCTTATCGTTTTGAAGTGGTTTGCGGAAAAGTATATTATGTAAGAGCCGAAAAAACAGATTTTGAAACCAAGGAAGCCACAATTGCTATTCCAAAAGCTTCTGGCGAAAGCGTGTTGGCATTACTATTGGACAAACGAATCAAGGCTATTGCCGTGGGTACAGATTTGGCTAAAACGTTGAATATTCCAATTATTTACTTCGATTTGGATAAATCATTCATCCGCAAAGATGCCGCATTTGAGTTGGAAAAAGTCTTGGCGGTCATGAAACAATATCCTAAAATAAAAATCGATGTTCGTTCGCATACCGATTGCCGACAAACCGCAAAATACAACGAAGCTTTGTCTGACAGAAGAGCCAAAGCGACAGTGGCTTGGTTGATTAAAAACGGAATTGAAGCCAATAGATTGACCGGAAAGGGATATGGAGAATCACAATTGGTAAATGATTGTGGTTGCGAACCAACCAACAAATCCAACTGTACCGAAGCACAGCATCAAGCCAACAGACGCAGCGAGTTCATTATCGTTTCGATGGAATAA
- a CDS encoding HupE/UreJ family protein, with amino-acid sequence MSEFWIYFEKGLRHILNPYAYDHILFLIALSVPYAFKDWARLLLLVTIFTIGHSLALLLSVFGVIIIKGNLVDFLIPITILIVSVFHLFTAGKSSKKESIGVVFFVTLFFGIVHGLGFATYFKSMFGTSSQSKLLPLSEFALGIEAAQIVVVFVVLILAYIVQTFFRFSKRDWILVMSSFIIGVVLPMIIESKIWIR; translated from the coding sequence ATGTCTGAATTTTGGATTTATTTTGAAAAAGGCTTGAGGCATATTCTTAATCCTTACGCTTATGATCATATCTTGTTTTTAATTGCATTGTCGGTTCCTTATGCTTTCAAAGACTGGGCGAGATTATTGCTTTTAGTGACTATTTTTACCATTGGACATTCATTGGCATTGCTGTTGTCTGTTTTTGGAGTGATTATTATCAAAGGCAATTTGGTCGATTTTTTAATTCCAATAACGATTCTTATTGTGTCTGTATTTCACCTTTTCACGGCGGGAAAATCTTCCAAAAAAGAAAGTATCGGCGTGGTGTTTTTCGTGACTTTGTTTTTTGGAATCGTTCACGGTTTGGGGTTTGCCACTTATTTTAAATCGATGTTTGGCACTTCCTCCCAATCTAAATTATTACCGTTATCTGAATTTGCGTTAGGGATAGAAGCGGCTCAAATAGTAGTGGTTTTTGTGGTTTTGATACTGGCTTATATTGTTCAAACCTTCTTCCGATTTTCGAAAAGAGATTGGATATTGGTAATGTCGTCTTTCATAATTGGCGTAGTTTTGCCGATGATTATCGAAAGTAAAATCTGGATTAGATAA
- a CDS encoding aspartate kinase, which translates to MRVFKFGGASVKDAAGIKNVYSVLQTAGYEDVLLVVSAMGKTTNALELVIKNYFDKSAELQSSVQEVKKYHNEILLDLFEDESNPVFTAVNMQFSDLEYFLAHNKSPNYNFVYDQIVSYGELISTTILSHFMSHMGIKTQWLDVRNFVKTNSNYRDAEVDWELTQKNISKNVKGKILNITQGFLGSDENNFTTTLGREGSDYTAAIFAYCLNAESVTIWKDVPGVMNADPRYFENASLLNQISYREAIELAFYGATVIHPKTLQPLQKKEIPLYVKSFINPLLPGTSVAKGADLEPYMPCFIVKRNQLLISLSSIDFSFIMEENISEIFALFHQFKLKVNLIQNSAISFSVCVEDKFGNFKDLNAILSKKFKVDFTENVTLYTIRHFDEKAAQTVEENKTVILKQVSRETMQIVTKES; encoded by the coding sequence ATGAGAGTATTCAAATTTGGTGGTGCATCGGTGAAAGATGCCGCAGGAATTAAAAACGTGTACAGCGTTTTGCAAACAGCAGGTTACGAAGATGTATTATTGGTGGTTTCCGCCATGGGAAAAACCACGAATGCCTTGGAATTGGTCATCAAAAACTATTTCGACAAATCGGCAGAATTGCAATCATCGGTTCAAGAAGTAAAAAAATACCACAACGAAATCCTGTTGGATTTATTCGAAGACGAGAGCAATCCAGTTTTTACTGCCGTAAACATGCAGTTTTCGGATTTGGAATATTTCTTGGCACACAACAAATCGCCGAATTATAATTTTGTTTACGACCAAATCGTGAGTTATGGCGAATTGATTTCGACCACCATTCTAAGTCATTTCATGAGCCACATGGGTATCAAAACACAATGGCTTGATGTGAGAAACTTCGTGAAAACCAATTCAAACTACAGAGATGCCGAAGTGGATTGGGAATTGACCCAGAAAAACATTTCCAAAAACGTAAAAGGAAAAATATTGAACATCACTCAAGGATTCTTGGGGTCGGACGAAAATAATTTCACCACAACACTTGGTCGTGAAGGCTCCGATTATACTGCAGCAATTTTTGCCTATTGCTTGAATGCCGAAAGCGTAACCATCTGGAAAGATGTACCGGGAGTGATGAATGCCGATCCAAGATATTTTGAAAACGCCAGTTTGTTGAACCAAATTTCGTACCGTGAAGCCATCGAATTGGCGTTTTACGGAGCAACCGTTATTCACCCAAAAACATTGCAACCTTTACAGAAAAAAGAAATTCCTTTGTATGTAAAATCGTTTATAAACCCATTGTTGCCCGGAACAAGCGTTGCCAAAGGCGCCGATTTAGAGCCTTACATGCCTTGTTTTATTGTCAAAAGAAACCAATTGTTGATTTCGCTTTCGTCAATAGATTTCTCTTTCATCATGGAAGAAAACATCAGCGAGATTTTTGCCTTGTTTCACCAATTCAAACTAAAAGTAAACTTGATACAGAATTCTGCCATTAGTTTTTCAGTTTGTGTTGAGGATAAATTTGGCAACTTCAAGGATTTGAATGCTATCTTGTCCAAAAAATTCAAGGTTGATTTTACCGAAAACGTGACGTTATACACCATTCGCCATTTCGACGAAAAAGCGGCACAAACCGTTGAGGAAAACAAAACGGTTATCTTGAAACAAGTAAGCCGTGAAACGATGCAAATTGTGACGAAAGAAAGCTAG
- a CDS encoding TerB family tellurite resistance protein produces the protein MSIAELFDSEFKNRIKGRFSAAVRVLYADEGKFDPDEKKFLDKLAVKLDISDEEYKEILKDPLKYPLNPPYLHVDRLQYLYNISRVVHHDHHLGDKQETLLRKFAVALGFNHKNVDKIVTKALILADKKVDLDTFIDEMQHIDN, from the coding sequence ATGTCAATAGCAGAATTATTTGATAGCGAATTCAAAAACCGTATAAAAGGACGTTTTTCAGCAGCAGTACGTGTCTTGTATGCAGATGAGGGAAAATTTGATCCCGATGAAAAAAAGTTTTTAGACAAATTAGCCGTAAAGCTTGATATTTCTGATGAAGAATATAAAGAGATTTTAAAGGATCCATTAAAATATCCTCTTAATCCTCCTTATCTACACGTAGACAGACTGCAATATTTATACAATATTTCTAGAGTAGTGCATCACGATCATCACTTGGGCGACAAACAAGAAACTCTTTTAAGAAAATTTGCCGTTGCTTTAGGTTTTAATCATAAAAATGTAGATAAAATTGTTACTAAAGCACTGATATTGGCAGACAAAAAAGTAGATTTAGATACTTTTATTGACGAAATGCAACATATAGATAATTAA
- a CDS encoding GNAT family N-acetyltransferase yields MNIRKGKPEDMEAVLGLIQELADFEKESNAVVVTVEDLVRDGFGSLPLFDVFVAEVELEIVGIALYYYRYSTWKGKTIHLEDLIVKEKMRGTGLGYALYSEVIKHGKKDKVRRIEWNVLDWNRPAVEFYEKSGARILDEWRVVQMDEAAINYFVENKLK; encoded by the coding sequence ATGAACATCAGAAAAGGCAAACCAGAAGACATGGAGGCTGTTTTAGGTCTCATCCAAGAATTGGCAGATTTTGAAAAAGAATCTAATGCCGTTGTTGTAACCGTGGAAGATTTAGTTCGTGATGGCTTTGGATCTTTACCATTATTTGATGTTTTTGTTGCCGAAGTGGAATTGGAAATTGTAGGAATCGCTTTGTACTACTACCGATATTCGACTTGGAAAGGAAAAACCATCCACTTGGAAGATTTGATAGTCAAAGAGAAAATGCGCGGCACAGGATTGGGTTATGCGCTATATTCGGAAGTGATTAAACACGGAAAAAAAGACAAGGTTCGAAGAATTGAATGGAATGTACTCGATTGGAACAGGCCGGCGGTAGAATTCTATGAAAAATCAGGGGCCAGAATTCTCGACGAATGGAGAGTGGTGCAAATGGACGAAGCAGCAATCAACTATTTTGTTGAAAACAAGTTAAAATAA